A segment of the Methylomonas paludis genome:
TTTGTTTGCATGTTTAACCCTTAGTGCGACAATTGGAAACGGATAAATTACACCAAATTTTTATTTAATTATAGATTGTCTATGGCTCGAAACAAATTGTTAAGCATTTTGCTGTTATGTTTTTGCCAGATGCCAAGTCTGAGTATGGCCGATCAGGATGTCTGGTTGCTGGTTGATACTGTAAATTTAAATATGGAAATCAAAAAAGGTGAAAAAACTATCGCTGTTCTGAAAAATATAGCGATAGGTAGGAATGGAGCCGGGGAAAAACTGCATCGTGGTGATGACATTACGCCATTGGGTAACTTCCGTATTGGCTGGATTAATGAGAAAAGTCCCTTTCGTAAATTTTACGGTTTAACCTATCCCAGTATTGAGCATGCTGACAGCGCGCTTAAGGCCGGTAAAATAGATCTGGATACTTATGAGTCTATTGCCAGAGCTCATATCAACGGGCAAGTCCCGCCGCAATATACTGATTTAGGTGGGCAAATTGGCATACATGGCTTAGGAAGCGGCAATCTGGGCATCCATCAATCCATGAATTGGACGCATGGATGTATCGCACTGACTAACGATCAAATTGATCAGCTTAGCCAGTGGATAGAGAAAGGAACACTGGTAACAGTGAAATAATGTTGGTAAAAACCAAAAAAATGTTGGACAATTGACAATGTCTTTTTCATTAAAATTTTTTGAAACCATAAATCAAGGGGAAAACCATGATGAAAGCTATTAAATTATCAGCAGTTGTTGCAATTGCAGCATTGGCTACCGGTTGCGCAAGCACTTCAGATCTGGAGTCTTTAGACGCAAGAGTTAGCACACTGGAAGGTAAAGTTTCTTCTGCTGCTGCTGATGCTGCATCTGCTAAAGCTGCTGCCGCTGAAGCTTCTGCTAAAGCTGCTGCTGCTGAAGCTGCTGCAAACCGTGCTGCTCAATATGCACAAGACACCAACAGCAAATTGGATCGTCTGTTCAAAAAATCACAACACAAATAAGCTCTGCTTGTTTTGTTGATTTAAAAAGCTCGTGAGTCGTTTCGGCTCACGGGCTTTTTTTGTGGGCTAAAGGATTTATTTGAGCCGATTAAAGCAAGGGCCTGCATATACAGACCCTTGTAGCTGTGTTAAAGCTTATTTAGGCGCTACAGCTGCGATATTGCTGGTAGGGCGCTGATAAAGTGCTATCGGTGTTCCTGATTGTTTTTCCAGGGCCGCTTTTAGGATAGAGCCTTTAATGACCGGCATCTTGCCGCCATTGGCGCGTTCGATAATATCCAGTGCACTGTGTAAACGCTGTTCGAAACTGGTAGGTGTTTCCTCCATCTCTGGATAGGCTTCCAGATATAAAGTGTCGTGATACCAGCCAACCTTGATGGGCTGATTGACAATATTGACCTGGGTGCCGACTTTTACCATAGGGAAAAACTGTTCAATATCGGCCGGATACATCCGAATACAGCCGTGACTCACCCTCATGCCTACGCCATTAACTTTATTGGTGCTATGTATCAAATAGCCTGGAATACCCAACCTGAAGGCAAACAAACCCAATGGATTGTCCGGCCCTGGCGGATAGTAGGGATCCAGAACATCACCGTCAGCCAAATGCTCAGCAATAATCGATGGCGGCGGAGACCAGGAGGGATTTTCGGTTTTACCCTGAATTTGGGTTTTACCCATAGGCGTTTTCCAATCCACCCGGCCTATGCCTATTGCATAGGTCACTACACGGGTGGCATCTGGATAAAAATAGATACGCATTTCCGGTAAATTGATAACGATGCCTTGTCTAGGCGCATCCGGCAGTAAAAAGCTGTTGGGGATTTTTACCTTGGTGCCTGCCCCTGGCAGCCAGCGATCCACGGTGGGATTGGCCAGCACAATCTCGTCCTGACCCAGCCTAAAGTTAACGGCAATGTCAATCAGCGTGTCTTCATGGGTAGCGGCCACATACTTGGCGTCTTGAGGTGGGTTGCCAATCAAACTGTCTCCGGCTCTATCTGGAGTGGGTAATGTTAATGCTGTAGCAGCGCTGGAAACAGACAGCAGCAAGCTGAAAATTAATCTGGCTTTCATCAGGCCTGACCCTCAGTAGTAAATAACTCAAGCAAACGCGGAAAAAAGTTGGCTAATTCCGCAGTCATAATCGAAAAATCGGCATCAAACTGTTCAATTTCATCATAGGTTTCAATTTCAGCCGCCTGCTCCTGAATCAAATCCAGAAACTTCAGGCGTTTAACCGCTAATTGTTCATCCAAGACAAAAGCTAAGCGATCTGCCCAACTAAGCGCCAGTTTAATCACCTGTTTACCGCTATCCAGATGATTTTTGATTTCCGGCAGGCTCAGGTCATGATGCTTGCAGCGGATAATGGCGGCTTCTTCGGTTTGAGAACGTAATTCGCATTCATCCTCAATTATAATGTCTTTAGGTGCCGTGTGATTTAACAGCCAGTCTGTCATCACTAGGCTGGGTTTTAGTCCAGTGGCATAGGGAGTTACTGGTAAAGAGCCTAGTGATTGGCGAAGCAGGGTCAGCAAGTCTTCGGCTTTTTTAGGAGATGCGGCATCTACGACCAGCCAGCCATTCTGACTGTCGATATAAGCATAAGTTTTGCGTGAAAAAGAAAAAGCTCTGGGCAATAATTCGAAAATCAGTTCATCTTTGACTCGACTACGCTCTTTTTGCGGCAATTTTCGGGCTTCAAGCGCCTCAATTTCCTCAATTTTCTCCTGCAACATTTCGTTAATCACTGAAGCAGGCACCACTTTTTCTTCCTTTTTGGCGCAAACCATCATAAACCCATTGCTGGTATGCACCAGCGTTTCTGTCGCTTTGCCTAACGGTGTAGTCCAGCCGAAACTGAATTCGTCATGCGCGCCACAGCTCCGAAAAGCCTGTTGCTG
Coding sequences within it:
- the rdgC gene encoding recombination-associated protein RdgC encodes the protein MWFKNLAVYRFSEPFTLAADELAKHLQQQAFRSCGAHDEFSFGWTTPLGKATETLVHTSNGFMMVCAKKEEKVVPASVINEMLQEKIEEIEALEARKLPQKERSRVKDELIFELLPRAFSFSRKTYAYIDSQNGWLVVDAASPKKAEDLLTLLRQSLGSLPVTPYATGLKPSLVMTDWLLNHTAPKDIIIEDECELRSQTEEAAIIRCKHHDLSLPEIKNHLDSGKQVIKLALSWADRLAFVLDEQLAVKRLKFLDLIQEQAAEIETYDEIEQFDADFSIMTAELANFFPRLLELFTTEGQA
- a CDS encoding L,D-transpeptidase family protein; the protein is MKARLIFSLLLSVSSAATALTLPTPDRAGDSLIGNPPQDAKYVAATHEDTLIDIAVNFRLGQDEIVLANPTVDRWLPGAGTKVKIPNSFLLPDAPRQGIVINLPEMRIYFYPDATRVVTYAIGIGRVDWKTPMGKTQIQGKTENPSWSPPPSIIAEHLADGDVLDPYYPPGPDNPLGLFAFRLGIPGYLIHSTNKVNGVGMRVSHGCIRMYPADIEQFFPMVKVGTQVNIVNQPIKVGWYHDTLYLEAYPEMEETPTSFEQRLHSALDIIERANGGKMPVIKGSILKAALEKQSGTPIALYQRPTSNIAAVAPK
- a CDS encoding L,D-transpeptidase family protein, which codes for MADQDVWLLVDTVNLNMEIKKGEKTIAVLKNIAIGRNGAGEKLHRGDDITPLGNFRIGWINEKSPFRKFYGLTYPSIEHADSALKAGKIDLDTYESIARAHINGQVPPQYTDLGGQIGIHGLGSGNLGIHQSMNWTHGCIALTNDQIDQLSQWIEKGTLVTVK
- a CDS encoding Lpp/OprI family alanine-zipper lipoprotein, which translates into the protein MMKAIKLSAVVAIAALATGCASTSDLESLDARVSTLEGKVSSAAADAASAKAAAAEASAKAAAAEAAANRAAQYAQDTNSKLDRLFKKSQHK